A single region of the Acidobacteriota bacterium genome encodes:
- a CDS encoding Gfo/Idh/MocA family oxidoreductase, with translation MAHHRTLGIGFVGSGFITRFHIRSWTAVRGADIRGVWSPTRSSAEAAAALAKDLDVGEAQAYPSIAAMVEDDAVDAIWICGRNDHRVANMEEIAAAVRSGRGRLVGVACEKPLARNAAEALRMVELAREIEVLDGYLENQVFSPAVVRGRELAWQRGASAAGRPYLARAAEEHSGPHNAWFWRGDLQGGGVLNDMMCHSVEAARFLLTDPDKPRSSLTPKRVHAQIHCLKWQRPEYAERLRRQYGDTVDYARRPAEDFARAMVEYEDDAGTPLVVEATTSWSYVGAGLRLSMELLGPEYSMRANSLDTDLELFFSRDLAQQSGEDLVEKQNAEMGLMPVLANEPVAYGYDAENRHMVDSFRGGKRPRETFDDGLEVTRLLMAAYMSAELGRAVDYPPEGLDEFVPAVARGEWNPSG, from the coding sequence TTGGCACATCACCGTACCCTAGGCATCGGTTTCGTCGGCAGCGGCTTCATCACCCGCTTCCACATCCGTTCCTGGACCGCGGTGCGGGGCGCCGACATCCGGGGCGTCTGGAGCCCCACTCGGTCCAGCGCCGAGGCGGCGGCGGCTCTCGCGAAGGACCTCGACGTCGGCGAAGCCCAGGCGTACCCGTCGATCGCGGCGATGGTCGAGGACGACGCCGTGGACGCGATCTGGATCTGCGGCCGCAACGACCACCGGGTCGCGAACATGGAGGAGATCGCGGCCGCTGTACGGAGCGGCCGCGGCCGCCTGGTCGGCGTGGCCTGCGAGAAGCCGCTGGCGCGCAACGCCGCCGAAGCGCTCCGAATGGTCGAACTTGCGCGCGAGATCGAGGTCCTCGACGGCTATCTGGAGAACCAGGTCTTCAGTCCCGCCGTCGTGCGCGGCCGCGAACTCGCCTGGCAGCGCGGAGCCAGCGCCGCCGGCCGGCCCTACCTCGCCCGCGCGGCCGAGGAGCACTCCGGCCCGCACAACGCCTGGTTCTGGCGCGGCGACCTGCAGGGCGGCGGAGTGCTGAACGACATGATGTGCCACTCGGTGGAGGCCGCGCGCTTCCTGCTCACCGACCCGGACAAGCCGAGGAGCAGTCTGACGCCGAAGCGGGTCCACGCCCAGATCCACTGTCTCAAGTGGCAGCGGCCGGAGTACGCGGAACGCTTGCGCAGGCAGTACGGCGACACGGTCGACTACGCCCGCCGGCCGGCTGAGGACTTCGCCCGCGCCATGGTCGAGTACGAGGACGATGCCGGCACGCCGCTGGTGGTCGAGGCGACGACCTCCTGGAGCTACGTGGGCGCCGGCCTGCGGCTGTCGATGGAGTTGCTCGGCCCCGAGTACTCCATGCGGGCGAACAGCCTCGACACAGACCTCGAGCTCTTCTTCAGCCGCGATCTGGCGCAGCAGAGCGGCGAGGATCTGGTCGAGAAACAGAACGCGGAGATGGGACTGATGCCGGTGCTCGCGAACGAGCCCGTGGCCTACGGCTACGACGCCGAGAATCGGCACATGGTCGACAGTTTCCGCGGCGGCAAGCGGCCGCGCGAAACCTTCGACGACGGCCTGGAGGTGACCCGCCTGTTGATGGCCGCCTACATGAGCGCGGAGCTGGGTCGCGCCGTCGACTATCCGCCCGAAGGTCTCGACGAGTTCGTGCCCGCGGTCGCCCGCGGCGAGTGGAACCCGTCGGGCTAG
- a CDS encoding CIA30 family protein gives MNLRLRCVGRAALLTICLVGLGGGLQAQTPATVIQGARVFTGDSVLDTATVVIRGGKIESVTTGTDIPAAAGTEAAVVDGAGSTLLPGLIDSHTHNFGPALEQALNFGVTTVLDMLTAEAMAAQWRRQQAAGAVPDRADVFAGGPVTVAGGHGTQFGVALPTLDDPEQTDAFIADRAAAGADFIKVIYEAGSVGRPLPTLADSTLPRIVAAAHRHDLLAVFHISTVEAAGEVIDAGADGLVHMHFDRAGGGEIVEAARNAGIFVVPTLAVLETIAGTAGGAELAADPLIAAFLTPEQRGSLGQDFGREPDPELMANILADVAALHAAGVPILAGSDAPNPGTTHGASIHRELELLVRAGLTPVEALRAATAAPVDAFDLGDRGRIAAGLKADLILVRGDATEDVLATRDIAAIWKDGTRFERRIAEPTTGRPRLEPTLLSNFEDDLGTGNLPPKWSHSTDAIAGGKSTVKSAAAPRDEGGNALRIEGEIKEGFPFPWSGVMVLLGSQFNEPVDAGAIRALAFDARGESATYQAMAFAESLGMRPAAASFEAGDEWGRVEIPLSSFRGLDPSGAWAFFIGGPADLGAFWLEIDNVELVE, from the coding sequence ATGAACCTGCGCTTGAGATGTGTCGGCCGAGCCGCCCTCCTGACGATCTGCCTGGTCGGCCTCGGCGGGGGGCTCCAAGCGCAGACCCCCGCCACCGTGATCCAGGGGGCACGCGTGTTCACCGGAGACTCGGTCCTCGACACCGCAACGGTCGTGATCCGCGGCGGCAAGATCGAGTCGGTCACGACGGGTACCGACATTCCAGCGGCCGCCGGCACGGAAGCGGCGGTCGTCGACGGCGCCGGGTCGACCCTGCTACCGGGGCTCATCGACAGCCATACGCACAACTTCGGGCCGGCGCTCGAGCAGGCGCTGAACTTCGGCGTCACGACCGTTCTGGACATGCTCACCGCCGAAGCCATGGCGGCTCAATGGAGACGGCAGCAGGCTGCGGGAGCGGTTCCGGACCGGGCCGACGTCTTCGCCGGCGGCCCCGTCACGGTCGCGGGCGGCCACGGCACCCAGTTCGGCGTCGCGCTGCCTACCCTGGATGACCCGGAGCAGACCGACGCCTTCATCGCGGACCGGGCCGCCGCGGGTGCCGACTTCATCAAGGTGATCTACGAAGCGGGTTCCGTCGGGCGCCCGCTTCCCACGCTCGCCGACTCGACCCTGCCCCGGATCGTGGCCGCAGCGCATCGCCACGATCTGCTGGCCGTCTTCCACATCAGCACGGTGGAAGCGGCCGGGGAGGTCATCGACGCGGGCGCCGACGGCCTGGTCCACATGCACTTCGACCGCGCCGGAGGCGGCGAGATCGTCGAAGCGGCCCGCAACGCGGGGATCTTCGTCGTCCCCACGCTCGCCGTGCTCGAAACGATCGCCGGCACCGCGGGCGGCGCGGAGCTGGCCGCGGATCCGCTGATCGCTGCCTTCCTGACGCCCGAGCAGCGAGGCAGTCTGGGGCAGGATTTCGGCCGGGAACCGGACCCGGAGTTGATGGCGAACATCCTGGCCGACGTCGCGGCACTGCACGCCGCCGGCGTGCCGATCCTGGCCGGCTCGGACGCGCCGAATCCTGGAACGACCCACGGCGCGAGCATCCATCGGGAACTCGAGCTGCTGGTCCGTGCCGGTCTGACTCCGGTCGAGGCCCTGCGGGCGGCCACCGCCGCGCCCGTCGACGCGTTCGACCTGGGCGACCGCGGCCGCATCGCGGCGGGTCTCAAGGCCGACCTGATCCTGGTTCGCGGCGACGCGACCGAGGACGTGCTCGCGACCCGCGACATCGCGGCGATCTGGAAGGACGGGACCCGCTTCGAGCGCAGGATTGCCGAACCCACGACCGGCCGGCCCCGCCTCGAGCCGACGCTGCTCAGTAACTTCGAGGACGACCTGGGCACCGGCAACCTGCCCCCGAAGTGGTCGCACTCGACCGACGCCATTGCCGGCGGCAAGTCGACCGTGAAGAGCGCCGCGGCGCCCCGCGACGAGGGCGGCAACGCGCTGCGGATCGAGGGCGAGATCAAGGAGGGCTTTCCCTTCCCGTGGTCCGGGGTCATGGTTCTGCTCGGCTCCCAGTTCAACGAACCGGTCGACGCCGGCGCCATCCGCGCCCTGGCCTTCGACGCGCGCGGAGAGAGCGCGACCTACCAGGCGATGGCCTTCGCCGAAAGCCTGGGAATGCGGCCGGCGGCCGCCTCCTTCGAGGCCGGTGATGAATGGGGCCGGGTCGAGATTCCGCTGTCCTCGTTCCGTGGTCTCGACCCCTCGGGCGCCTGGGCGTTCTTCATCGGCGGTCCCGCCGATCTCGGTGCCTTCTGGCTCGAGATCGACAACGTCGAGCTGGTGGAGTAG
- a CDS encoding CoA transferase, with protein sequence MPDGPMPEPRTHGPLHGIRVLDFTSFIAGSYGAMLLGDMGADVLKIESPGGDNARHWGPFIGSESRMFQAWNRNKRGIAVNLKTEEGRQVVYDLVRDADVAMENFRPGVAARLGIDYDTLSRHNPGLIYASSSAFGGSGPYAQRPGYDPVLQSMAGAAHLQQLMNGVAAICPVAVSDYMAAVLTVCSINAALLHRERTGEGQWIETSLLQAIMSAQAQSYIQPLEAEITGPPGIFPYRMFAAADGPIFIAAGTDKFWKLFCKAIGRDDLAGDPRYATNPQRVTQAKELSAEIDPIVASRPAHELEADLVAVGVPCAAVRSADEFFDDPQVEAMAMSQVVRHPQLGNLRMAGVPWRFSRSPASIRRPAPALGEHTDEVLTELGYDRERIAALRTSGAVRGAEGDAGGSS encoded by the coding sequence ATGCCTGACGGGCCCATGCCGGAGCCGCGCACCCACGGCCCGCTGCACGGCATTCGCGTTCTCGACTTCACCAGCTTCATCGCCGGCTCCTACGGCGCCATGCTGCTCGGCGACATGGGCGCCGATGTCCTGAAGATCGAATCGCCGGGCGGCGACAATGCCCGCCACTGGGGCCCCTTCATCGGCAGCGAGAGCCGGATGTTCCAGGCGTGGAACCGGAACAAGCGTGGCATCGCCGTCAACCTGAAGACCGAGGAGGGGCGGCAGGTCGTCTACGACCTCGTCCGGGACGCCGATGTGGCGATGGAGAACTTCCGGCCCGGAGTCGCCGCCAGGCTCGGCATCGACTACGACACGCTCAGCCGCCACAACCCCGGGCTCATCTACGCCTCGTCGAGCGCCTTCGGCGGCAGCGGACCGTACGCCCAGCGTCCCGGCTACGACCCGGTGCTCCAGTCGATGGCCGGCGCGGCGCACCTGCAGCAACTCATGAACGGCGTCGCGGCGATCTGTCCGGTGGCGGTTTCCGACTACATGGCCGCCGTCCTCACGGTCTGTTCGATCAACGCCGCCCTCCTCCACCGCGAGCGCACCGGCGAGGGCCAGTGGATCGAGACGTCCCTGCTGCAGGCGATCATGAGCGCCCAGGCGCAGTCCTACATCCAGCCGCTCGAGGCCGAGATCACCGGGCCGCCCGGCATCTTCCCCTACCGGATGTTCGCCGCCGCCGACGGCCCCATCTTCATCGCCGCCGGTACGGACAAGTTCTGGAAGCTGTTCTGCAAAGCGATCGGCCGCGACGACCTGGCCGGCGACCCCCGCTATGCGACGAACCCCCAACGCGTCACGCAGGCAAAGGAACTCAGCGCGGAGATCGACCCGATCGTTGCCTCGCGGCCGGCCCACGAGTTGGAAGCCGATCTCGTGGCGGTGGGCGTTCCCTGCGCGGCCGTCCGTTCGGCCGACGAGTTCTTCGACGATCCCCAGGTCGAGGCAATGGCGATGAGCCAGGTCGTCCGGCACCCGCAGCTCGGCAACCTGCGAATGGCCGGCGTGCCGTGGCGCTTCTCCCGCTCGCCGGCGTCGATCAGGCGGCCGGCTCCGGCGCTCGGCGAACACACGGACGAAGTCCTCACCGAGCTGGGCTATGACCGGGAACGGATCGCCGCCCTCCGCACCTCCGGCGCCGTTCGTGGAGCCGAAGGCGACGCCGGCGGCAGTTCCTAG
- the selD gene encoding selenide, water dikinase SelD: MVLVGAGHTHVQLLRHWIMDPNPAIDATLVVDTPIAVYSGMAPGLVAGQYERHELEIDAVPLARRAGVRVILAPCTGVEAAARRVLIEGREALAFDLASFDVGSTVAALDLPGVREHAVPTRPINRLAAVVEGRVESLTSDRPKVVVVGSGAGGIELAFCIDARLRSRGLEPKTTIVEAGDGILPGYHPSLSSRIEAAARRRGIDTILGAKVVTVEADSVRLDGGDRLDADLTFWVTGAAALPMFGDSDLPLDDGGYVRTRSTLQVEGHDHIFAVGDCATLTEHPRRARAGVYAVRMGPYLIDNLDRLLAGRRLRRYRPQSDFLSLLNLGDGTAVGAKWGHAFEGRWVMRLKDRIDRQFMERFQALDADGAPRPWFAGMGHGNGSDDAGGGMDHASAAAAEPMFCGGCAAKIGPDRLARALARADLQAKTGQNSEVVLDVATPDDAVAYRTPAGDQVVASLDAFPAFTDDPWLVGRVAAVNACSDLYATGVAPRVAQALVTLPHAAEGDAAEELLIQILAGARRALDAEDVLLLGGHTNTGPELVVGFHVEGVAGNGRELLLKAAVEPGDTLVLTKPLGCGVLLAADRMGLCPGRWLRAALTSMQTSNRGALEAARRAGARAATDISGFGLAGHVGEMAQASGVDIEVDTGAVPALPGALELLERGERSTSHEQNTRLPLPVRRQAPAGPRLELAFDPQTAGGLVLAVEPERSGRLVDDLRSQGLDAACVIAQALTPRSERPQLILR; the protein is encoded by the coding sequence GTGGTCCTCGTGGGCGCCGGCCACACGCACGTCCAGTTGCTGCGACACTGGATCATGGACCCCAACCCGGCCATCGACGCCACTCTGGTCGTCGACACGCCGATCGCCGTCTACTCCGGGATGGCGCCGGGGCTGGTAGCCGGCCAGTACGAGCGTCACGAACTGGAGATCGACGCCGTGCCGCTGGCGCGCAGGGCCGGCGTACGGGTCATTCTGGCTCCATGCACCGGGGTCGAAGCAGCCGCCCGGCGGGTGCTGATCGAGGGCCGCGAAGCGCTCGCCTTCGACCTGGCTTCCTTCGACGTGGGCTCCACGGTGGCTGCCCTCGATCTTCCCGGCGTCCGCGAGCATGCCGTTCCGACCCGCCCGATCAACCGCCTGGCGGCGGTGGTCGAGGGTCGCGTGGAGTCCCTGACGAGCGATCGTCCGAAGGTCGTCGTGGTCGGCAGCGGCGCCGGCGGGATCGAGTTGGCCTTCTGCATCGATGCTCGACTCAGGAGCCGGGGACTAGAACCGAAGACGACGATCGTCGAGGCGGGTGACGGCATTCTTCCTGGCTATCACCCGTCTCTCTCCAGCCGGATCGAAGCCGCGGCTCGCAGGCGCGGAATCGACACGATCCTCGGCGCCAAGGTCGTCACGGTCGAAGCGGACTCGGTCCGTCTCGACGGCGGTGACCGTCTCGACGCCGACCTGACGTTCTGGGTCACCGGCGCCGCCGCGCTGCCCATGTTCGGCGACTCGGACCTGCCGCTCGACGATGGCGGCTACGTCCGCACTCGATCGACCCTGCAGGTCGAGGGGCACGACCACATCTTCGCGGTCGGCGACTGCGCGACCCTGACCGAGCACCCGCGGCGGGCCCGCGCCGGGGTCTACGCGGTGCGCATGGGGCCCTACCTCATCGACAACCTCGATCGCCTGCTGGCCGGGCGACGGCTCCGTCGGTACAGGCCGCAGAGCGACTTTCTGTCTCTCCTCAACCTCGGCGACGGGACCGCTGTCGGCGCCAAGTGGGGACACGCCTTCGAGGGCAGGTGGGTCATGCGGTTGAAGGATCGGATCGACCGCCAGTTCATGGAGCGCTTCCAGGCGCTCGATGCAGACGGCGCGCCCCGTCCCTGGTTCGCAGGAATGGGCCACGGGAACGGCAGCGACGATGCCGGCGGCGGGATGGACCACGCGAGCGCAGCCGCTGCGGAACCCATGTTCTGCGGTGGCTGCGCCGCCAAGATCGGGCCCGATCGCCTGGCAAGAGCGCTCGCGCGGGCGGATCTTCAGGCGAAGACCGGCCAGAACTCCGAGGTCGTCCTCGATGTGGCGACTCCAGACGACGCGGTCGCTTACAGGACACCGGCGGGCGACCAGGTCGTCGCCTCGCTCGACGCGTTCCCCGCCTTCACCGACGACCCATGGCTCGTTGGGCGAGTCGCGGCGGTCAACGCCTGTTCCGATCTCTACGCCACCGGTGTCGCGCCCAGGGTCGCCCAGGCCCTGGTCACGCTGCCCCATGCCGCGGAAGGCGACGCCGCGGAAGAACTGCTGATCCAGATTCTCGCCGGCGCCCGCAGGGCACTGGACGCCGAGGACGTGCTCCTGCTCGGCGGCCACACGAACACCGGCCCGGAACTCGTCGTCGGCTTCCACGTCGAAGGAGTCGCGGGCAACGGCCGCGAGCTGCTGCTCAAGGCCGCGGTCGAGCCCGGAGACACGCTCGTGCTGACCAAACCGCTCGGCTGCGGCGTCCTGCTCGCCGCAGACCGCATGGGCCTGTGTCCGGGTCGCTGGCTCCGCGCCGCCTTGACCTCGATGCAAACCAGCAACCGCGGTGCGCTCGAGGCCGCCCGCCGCGCCGGGGCCCGGGCCGCAACCGACATCAGCGGCTTCGGTCTGGCCGGCCACGTCGGCGAGATGGCCCAGGCCAGTGGCGTCGACATCGAGGTCGACACAGGCGCCGTCCCCGCCCTGCCCGGCGCCCTGGAGCTTCTCGAGCGCGGAGAGAGGAGCACCAGCCACGAACAGAACACCCGCCTGCCGTTGCCGGTCAGGCGCCAGGCCCCCGCCGGACCGCGGCTGGAACTGGCCTTCGACCCCCAGACCGCGGGCGGGCTGGTGCTGGCGGTCGAACCCGAGCGGAGCGGCCGCCTGGTCGATGATCTCCGCTCCCAGGGACTCGATGCGGCCTGCGTCATCGCACAGGCCCTGACGCCGCGCTCCGAGCGGCCGCAGTTGATCCTCCGCTAG
- the rpsD gene encoding 30S ribosomal protein S4: MKFNGPKVKLSRKLGVALTSKAARYMEKKSHPPGMHGLKRRRRQSNYGRQLLEKQRLRFQYNVSERQLRNYYKRATRMRGVTGDNLVGLLETRLDAIVHRAFAPSVFAARQFVGHGHILVNGRRVNIPSFRVKEGDVVEVREKSRKLRCFNEPRGVTVPTYVETDETGYQATLRNTPVRDEVPIVCEVPLVIEYYSR; encoded by the coding sequence GTGAAGTTCAACGGGCCCAAGGTCAAGCTGTCGCGGAAGCTGGGTGTCGCCCTGACGTCCAAGGCGGCGCGCTACATGGAGAAGAAGAGCCATCCTCCAGGCATGCACGGCCTGAAGCGGCGCCGGCGCCAGAGTAACTACGGTCGGCAGTTGCTGGAGAAGCAGCGGTTGCGCTTCCAGTACAACGTCAGCGAGCGCCAGCTCCGCAACTACTACAAGCGCGCGACCCGGATGAGAGGCGTGACCGGCGACAATCTCGTCGGACTCCTCGAGACGCGGCTCGACGCGATCGTGCATCGCGCCTTCGCCCCCAGCGTGTTCGCCGCTCGCCAGTTCGTCGGCCATGGTCACATCCTGGTCAACGGGCGCCGGGTGAACATCCCGTCGTTCCGGGTCAAGGAGGGCGACGTCGTCGAGGTGCGCGAGAAGAGCCGCAAGCTCCGCTGCTTCAACGAGCCGCGCGGCGTGACGGTGCCCACCTACGTCGAGACAGACGAAACGGGCTACCAGGCGACGCTCCGCAACACACCGGTTCGGGACGAGGTTCCGATCGTGTGCGAAGTGCCTCTCGTCATCGAGTACTACTCCCGCTAG
- a CDS encoding DUF4332 domain-containing protein — translation MTYGVRKIAGVGPAVAKKLAAADIRTTDALLNASNGRRERRLLSERTGLPERQLRRFVNMADLMRIRGIGGDFAELLGASGVRTVRDLSRRRAFNLATKMSTVNAARKLSRRAPSAPMVERWIAQARELKGD, via the coding sequence ATGACCTACGGCGTCCGGAAGATCGCTGGCGTAGGTCCCGCCGTCGCCAAGAAACTCGCCGCCGCGGACATCCGGACCACGGACGCGCTCCTCAACGCCAGCAACGGCCGCAGAGAGCGCCGCCTCCTGTCCGAGCGCACTGGTCTGCCCGAGCGGCAGCTTCGGAGGTTCGTCAACATGGCCGATCTGATGCGCATTCGCGGCATCGGCGGAGACTTCGCCGAGCTGCTCGGCGCGTCGGGAGTGCGCACGGTGCGCGACCTGAGCCGCCGCCGCGCGTTCAATCTGGCCACCAAGATGAGCACGGTCAACGCCGCGCGGAAACTGAGCCGTCGAGCGCCCTCCGCCCCCATGGTCGAACGCTGGATCGCGCAGGCCAGGGAACTGAAGGGCGACTAG
- a CDS encoding PA0069 family radical SAM protein codes for MSSPGSVRGRGAAANPRNRFERIDIDFEPGESTAERGDSPPTELFRDDSKTILSRNDSPDIGFQYSLNPYRGCEHGCIYCYARPTHEYLGFSAGLDFESRILVKERAPELLREALLNPRWTPQVIMLSGVTDPYQPIERRLLVTRRCLEVLAEFRNPVAIVTKNHLVTRDLDLLLELNRFQACGVYLSITSVSPSLSARMEPRASSPRRRLDAVRKLSEAGIPCGVMAAPIIPGLNDDQIPAILEAAAEAGARRAGYILVRLPHGLRGLFADWLGTHFPDRRDRVLNRLREARGGDLNDPRFHHRMKGGGEYADQIGRLFETSRRRFGLEGGHTASPSATAFRRRTAQRTLFVTPPSPQAQP; via the coding sequence ATGTCCTCACCCGGTTCAGTACGCGGCCGCGGCGCCGCCGCCAACCCGAGGAACCGTTTCGAACGCATCGACATCGATTTCGAGCCCGGCGAAAGCACCGCCGAGCGTGGCGACTCACCGCCGACGGAGCTCTTCCGCGACGATTCGAAGACGATCCTGTCGCGCAACGACTCACCGGACATCGGCTTCCAATACAGCCTCAACCCCTACCGCGGCTGCGAACACGGCTGCATCTACTGCTATGCACGGCCCACCCACGAGTATCTCGGCTTCTCCGCCGGGCTCGACTTCGAGAGCCGGATCCTGGTCAAGGAGCGGGCGCCCGAACTGCTGCGCGAGGCTCTCCTGAATCCCCGCTGGACACCCCAGGTCATCATGCTCTCCGGCGTCACCGACCCCTATCAGCCGATCGAACGGCGACTCCTCGTCACGCGCCGCTGCCTGGAGGTCCTGGCCGAGTTCCGGAACCCGGTGGCGATCGTGACGAAGAACCACCTGGTGACGCGCGATCTCGACCTCCTCCTCGAACTGAACCGGTTCCAGGCCTGCGGCGTCTACCTGTCGATCACGTCGGTGTCCCCGTCGCTTTCTGCTCGTATGGAGCCGAGGGCTTCGAGCCCAAGGCGGCGCCTGGACGCGGTACGCAAACTGAGCGAGGCAGGCATTCCCTGCGGCGTCATGGCGGCACCCATCATCCCTGGCCTGAACGACGATCAGATCCCCGCCATCCTGGAAGCGGCGGCCGAGGCCGGAGCGCGGCGCGCGGGCTACATCCTGGTCCGCCTGCCGCACGGGCTTCGAGGACTCTTCGCCGACTGGCTCGGCACACACTTCCCCGACCGCCGGGATCGAGTCCTGAACCGCCTGCGCGAGGCCCGCGGCGGCGATCTGAACGACCCCCGATTCCATCACCGCATGAAGGGCGGCGGAGAGTACGCCGATCAGATCGGCCGGCTGTTCGAGACCTCGCGCCGCCGCTTCGGCCTCGAAGGAGGCCACACTGCGAGCCCGTCGGCAACCGCGTTCCGCCGGCGAACCGCCCAGAGAACTCTGTTCGTGACCCCGCCTTCCCCTCAGGCACAGCCATAG